The following proteins come from a genomic window of Acinetobacter sp. SAAs474:
- the murU gene encoding N-acetylmuramate alpha-1-phosphate uridylyltransferase MurU: MKAMILAAGLGSRMRPLTLHTPKPLLKVGGIPLIVWHIQKLAAIGVTDIVINTAWLAEQLIKTLGNGSQFGVNIAWTREEEGLETAGGIINALPLLGEEPFMLVNGDVWTTMSFATLLDIQLAEQMAHLVLVDNPEQHPQGDFVLACGQAYTFEQGIQGEHLTFSGISMINPKLFDGLSPGKRPLAPLLKQHMLKGQITASKLQGHWIDVGTPERLNALDLAIRHGHYA, translated from the coding sequence ATGAAAGCGATGATCCTTGCAGCTGGCTTAGGTAGTCGAATGCGTCCATTGACCTTACATACACCAAAACCTTTATTAAAAGTTGGTGGTATTCCTCTTATTGTTTGGCATATTCAGAAACTGGCTGCAATTGGTGTTACTGACATTGTAATTAATACCGCTTGGTTGGCAGAGCAACTGATTAAAACTTTAGGCAATGGCAGTCAATTTGGTGTCAATATTGCTTGGACGCGTGAAGAGGAGGGCCTAGAAACAGCAGGGGGAATTATTAATGCATTGCCGCTGCTGGGGGAAGAACCTTTTATGCTCGTAAATGGTGATGTTTGGACCACGATGAGTTTTGCGACCTTGTTAGATATTCAGTTGGCCGAACAAATGGCACATTTGGTTTTGGTTGATAATCCTGAGCAGCATCCTCAAGGTGATTTTGTTTTGGCTTGTGGTCAAGCCTATACCTTTGAACAAGGTATTCAAGGTGAACATTTAACATTTAGTGGGATTTCAATGATTAATCCAAAATTGTTTGATGGTTTAAGTCCTGGTAAGCGTCCTTTAGCACCGTTACTCAAACAGCATATGCTAAAAGGACAGATTACAGCATCCAAACTTCAAGGGCATTGGATTGATGTTGGCACACCAGAACGCTTAAATGCTTTGGATCTTGCTATTCGTCATGGTCACTATGCTTAA
- the rsmG gene encoding 16S rRNA (guanine(527)-N(7))-methyltransferase RsmG, whose product MHTFFQELKTGSQALGLSLSDETLNLLLQYQDALVLWNKAYNLTAIRDPKEMLVKHLLDSLSILNDLPVGRLLDIGTGGGMPGMIIAICQPDRQCVLLDSNGKKIRFLKQFIADLKLQNVMAVQTRVENRDSIDQLGQFDVITSRAFASLTDFVTASLPFMHQNSVIASMKGLVPEEEMLLLKDQFSCEIIALNVPRLDEQRHLLLLKKY is encoded by the coding sequence ATGCACACGTTTTTTCAAGAACTCAAAACAGGCAGTCAGGCACTCGGTCTATCACTTTCAGATGAGACTTTAAATTTACTTCTTCAATATCAAGATGCATTGGTGTTATGGAATAAAGCATATAATTTGACCGCTATTCGGGATCCAAAAGAAATGTTGGTTAAACATTTGCTGGATAGTTTAAGTATTTTAAATGATTTACCAGTAGGTCGCTTGCTTGATATCGGAACAGGTGGCGGTATGCCGGGTATGATTATTGCCATTTGCCAGCCAGATCGCCAATGTGTATTGCTAGATTCAAATGGTAAAAAAATTCGTTTTTTAAAACAATTTATTGCTGATTTAAAATTACAAAATGTCATGGCAGTACAGACACGTGTAGAAAATCGAGACAGTATTGACCAGCTTGGTCAGTTTGATGTGATTACTAGTCGAGCATTTGCATCATTAACTGATTTTGTAACAGCATCATTGCCGTTTATGCATCAAAATAGTGTAATTGCATCAATGAAAGGCTTGGTTCCTGAAGAGGAAATGCTGCTTTTAAAAGATCAGTTTAGTTGTGAAATTATTGCTTTAAATGTTCCTCGACTTGATGAGCAACGTCATTTGTTGTTATTAAAAAAATATTAA
- a CDS encoding ParA family protein — protein sequence MTHIIAIANQKGGVGKTTTAVNLAASLAVLKKRVLLIDMDSQGNATMGSGIQKNDLHYSVTDVLLGEVAIEVAINKTAVGYDVLGANRDLSGAELAIAEQEGREFILRQALQQVEKNYDYILLDCAPSLSLITVNALTAVQGVVIPMQCEYYALEGLADLTQTIDRIQQALNPNLEIVGVLRTMYDPRNALTRDVSAELEQFFGKKLYDTVIPRNIRLAEAPAHGLPIIYFEKSSKGAVAYLNLAAEILKKSKVKKGKSA from the coding sequence ATGACACATATCATTGCCATCGCAAATCAGAAAGGCGGTGTTGGCAAAACCACTACGGCTGTAAACTTGGCAGCATCGTTAGCGGTATTAAAAAAGCGTGTTTTATTGATTGATATGGATTCTCAAGGTAACGCCACGATGGGGTCGGGAATCCAAAAAAATGATTTACATTATTCAGTGACCGATGTTCTTTTGGGTGAGGTTGCAATTGAAGTTGCGATTAACAAGACTGCGGTAGGCTATGATGTGTTGGGGGCGAATCGTGATTTATCTGGGGCGGAGTTAGCGATTGCTGAGCAAGAAGGTCGTGAGTTTATTCTTCGTCAAGCATTGCAACAGGTTGAAAAAAATTATGACTATATTTTGCTTGATTGCGCACCAAGTTTAAGTTTAATCACGGTCAATGCCCTGACCGCAGTACAAGGCGTTGTGATCCCAATGCAATGTGAATATTATGCGTTGGAAGGTTTAGCTGATTTAACTCAAACCATTGATCGTATTCAGCAAGCCTTAAATCCTAATCTGGAAATCGTGGGTGTTTTAAGAACCATGTATGATCCGCGTAATGCTTTGACACGTGATGTTTCAGCAGAATTAGAGCAGTTTTTTGGTAAAAAACTCTATGACACCGTCATTCCTCGTAATATTCGTTTAGCAGAAGCGCCTGCACATGGATTACCGATTATTTATTTTGAAAAAAGTTCAAAGGGCGCAGTTGCTTATTTAAATTTAGCAGCTGAAATATTAAAGAAAAGTAAAGTAAAAAAAGGAAAGTCGGCATGA
- a CDS encoding ParB/RepB/Spo0J family partition protein, producing the protein MTIKKRGLAKGRGLDALLGSIQKEKLQLEAQTMDHGQLKYVDVQLLKRGEYQPRRFINEKDLEELAASVKKHGVMQPIVIRAVADSQFPYEIIAGERRWRAAQLAGLTEIPAIIRDLPDQVAIALALIENIQRQDLNPIDQAMALQRFHDEFGLSHQEIADTVGKARTTVSNLLRLLALTESVKDLMQQGLLDMGHARAILTLKEKDQLKIAQTVVEKSLSVRQTEQLVREFNSEKAPQKKADLPTDIQSLSQRLSERFNANVKIDYNKQGKGKLTIHYHSLDELDGILNICLAD; encoded by the coding sequence ATGACCATAAAAAAACGTGGATTGGCTAAAGGTCGTGGTTTAGATGCTCTGCTGGGTTCTATCCAAAAAGAAAAATTACAACTTGAAGCACAAACTATGGATCATGGACAGCTTAAATACGTTGATGTTCAATTACTTAAACGCGGTGAATATCAGCCCCGTCGTTTTATTAATGAAAAAGACTTAGAGGAATTAGCTGCATCTGTTAAAAAACATGGTGTGATGCAGCCCATTGTGATTCGTGCTGTTGCGGACTCGCAATTTCCCTATGAGATTATTGCTGGTGAACGTCGTTGGCGTGCTGCACAATTGGCAGGTTTAACTGAAATTCCTGCGATTATCCGTGATTTGCCAGATCAAGTTGCTATTGCATTGGCATTGATTGAAAATATTCAACGCCAAGATTTAAATCCTATTGATCAAGCCATGGCTTTACAGCGTTTTCATGATGAGTTTGGTTTAAGCCATCAGGAGATTGCAGATACTGTGGGTAAAGCCAGAACCACAGTCAGTAATTTATTGCGTCTATTGGCTTTGACTGAGTCGGTCAAGGATTTGATGCAACAAGGCTTGTTGGATATGGGGCATGCACGTGCAATTTTAACCTTAAAAGAAAAAGATCAGCTTAAAATCGCACAAACTGTCGTGGAGAAAAGTCTTTCAGTACGTCAAACTGAGCAGCTGGTACGTGAATTTAACAGCGAAAAGGCACCACAGAAAAAAGCAGATCTGCCCACTGATATTCAAAGCCTATCACAACGTTTATCTGAACGTTTTAACGCCAATGTCAAAATTGATTATAATAAGCAAGGCAAAGGTAAATTGACCATTCATTATCATTCCTTAGACGAATTGGATGGGATTTTAAACATTTGTTTGGCTGATTAA
- a CDS encoding MotA/TolQ/ExbB proton channel family protein: protein MWTLMMAGGWLMLPLILCSILTITILIERYVKLRKSKILPKQLQLHIGQDVHTALQQLQQSADLQKTALGRIFTVGYQARFQSEHYARVQMEVVAFHEIGALSKYIPLLGTISTIAPLLGLVGTVFGMIESFLIMDLTASTPGQMIAGVSQALMTTALGMLIAIPALYAYRYFQGLVNDYIGELEQQATLFHTLLFCSFFEQKTPDPSVME from the coding sequence ATGTGGACTTTAATGATGGCGGGTGGCTGGTTAATGCTGCCCTTAATTTTATGTTCAATCTTGACTATCACTATTCTAATTGAACGTTATGTGAAATTACGAAAATCAAAAATTTTACCAAAACAACTTCAATTACATATCGGACAGGATGTACATACTGCACTACAACAATTACAACAGTCAGCTGATTTACAAAAAACAGCATTAGGTCGAATTTTTACGGTCGGCTATCAAGCACGATTTCAATCGGAACATTATGCACGTGTACAAATGGAAGTCGTTGCATTTCATGAAATTGGTGCATTATCAAAATATATTCCCTTGTTGGGAACCATCAGCACCATAGCGCCTTTATTGGGTCTTGTTGGTACTGTATTTGGAATGATTGAATCCTTTCTTATCATGGATTTGACAGCCAGTACGCCAGGTCAAATGATTGCAGGCGTTTCACAAGCCCTCATGACGACAGCATTGGGCATGTTGATCGCCATTCCAGCATTATATGCATATCGTTATTTTCAAGGGCTTGTTAATGATTATATTGGTGAATTAGAGCAACAGGCGACATTGTTTCATACACTGCTTTTTTGTTCTTTTTTTGAACAAAAGACGCCAGATCCATCGGTAATGGAATAA
- a CDS encoding ExbD/TolR family protein: MRFKRSQVEDIHINLTPMIDCLLFILVVLLLSTTFDQMSRMRLTLPDAQGLPPKADLHKIEVVVNALGQYAINGQVLSGNGISELNTAIKHIVNDRRDLVFVITADAKATHQDVIRVMDVAGQLGFVNINISTKLPTRGY, from the coding sequence ATGAGATTTAAGCGTTCACAGGTTGAAGATATTCACATAAACTTAACCCCTATGATTGATTGCTTGTTGTTTATTTTAGTTGTTCTATTATTGTCAACAACATTTGATCAAATGAGTCGTATGCGTTTAACACTGCCGGATGCTCAGGGTCTCCCACCGAAAGCGGATCTGCATAAGATAGAAGTTGTTGTGAATGCGCTGGGACAATACGCTATCAATGGTCAGGTACTTTCTGGCAATGGCATTTCTGAATTAAATACAGCGATTAAACATATTGTGAATGATCGCCGTGATTTAGTGTTTGTAATTACAGCCGATGCAAAAGCGACACATCAAGATGTTATTCGCGTGATGGATGTTGCTGGTCAGCTCGGTTTTGTTAATATTAATATTAGTACCAAGCTCCCAACTCGAGGTTATTAG
- the msbA gene encoding lipid A export permease/ATP-binding protein MsbA, translating to MKKDLQVYRRLLKYLLPFWGLMLIVFIGFAVSAATEVAVAKLLQKIIDAIQHRNTHFTTIFPLLVVGLVFFRGLGSYIGGYYTAVISRYLVFNVRQEVFAKILKLPSQYFLDNTTGHITSKILYNVSELTSATTDSLRTIIQQGLITIGLFGFLIYTNWRLTLCIVVFAPLIGILIRKAAKRMRKLSIQVQDTMGDVNHVVQETVNGNLVVKGFSGHDYEQTRFKKHSLDNLKRGLKMVAVSQLNSPIVQLIMAIAMAIIIWIALRPEILQDISAGAFVAYITAAGMLSKPIKALTEVNEKLQRGLAAAHSVFELLDLDEEVNTGVLTPVLQGAITFDHAKLVYSDGYVAIKDFNLEVKAGQTIALVGRSGAGKTSLVNLLVRFQELNAGRILLDDIEIRDIELACLRSQVAMVNQQVILFNRSIKENIAYGQLENTPDDAIIAAAKAAYAHDFIMALPEGYDTKLGAQGLNLSGGQRQRIAIARAILKNAPILILDEATSALDNESEYYIQQAFDAAMKDRTTIVIAHRLSTIENADCIVVMDKGEVIEQGTHLELLAKHGAYYQLYQRNFEEN from the coding sequence GTGAAGAAAGATCTGCAGGTCTATCGTCGTTTGCTTAAGTATTTGCTCCCTTTTTGGGGATTGATGCTTATTGTATTTATTGGCTTTGCGGTAAGTGCTGCAACTGAGGTTGCCGTTGCTAAATTATTACAGAAAATTATTGATGCCATTCAACACCGAAACACCCATTTCACAACAATATTTCCTTTATTGGTTGTTGGATTGGTATTTTTCCGTGGTCTAGGATCATATATTGGTGGATACTATACAGCTGTTATTTCAAGATATTTAGTATTTAATGTTCGTCAAGAAGTTTTTGCAAAAATTTTAAAATTGCCTTCGCAGTATTTTTTAGATAATACCACAGGCCATATTACCTCAAAAATTCTTTATAATGTTTCTGAACTGACGAGTGCGACCACAGATTCCTTAAGAACTATAATTCAACAGGGATTGATTACCATTGGCTTGTTTGGCTTTTTGATTTATACCAACTGGCGTTTAACGCTATGTATTGTGGTCTTTGCACCATTGATTGGGATTTTGATTAGAAAAGCTGCAAAACGAATGCGTAAACTTTCTATTCAAGTGCAAGATACCATGGGCGATGTCAACCACGTCGTACAGGAAACTGTGAATGGTAATCTGGTGGTAAAAGGTTTTTCTGGGCATGATTATGAGCAAACACGCTTTAAAAAACATTCTTTAGACAACTTGAAACGTGGTTTGAAAATGGTAGCTGTTTCACAGCTTAATAGCCCTATTGTGCAATTGATTATGGCAATTGCGATGGCCATTATTATTTGGATTGCATTAAGACCTGAGATATTACAAGATATTAGTGCGGGTGCATTTGTGGCCTATATTACTGCTGCCGGAATGTTAAGTAAGCCTATTAAAGCGCTGACTGAAGTCAATGAAAAATTACAAAGAGGCCTTGCTGCCGCGCATTCAGTTTTTGAACTATTAGACTTAGATGAAGAAGTCAATACTGGTGTATTGACACCTGTATTACAGGGTGCAATTACTTTTGATCATGCTAAATTGGTTTATAGCGATGGTTATGTGGCTATTAAAGACTTTAACTTAGAGGTTAAAGCTGGACAAACAATTGCTTTGGTTGGTCGCTCTGGTGCAGGTAAAACATCATTGGTCAATCTGCTGGTTCGTTTTCAAGAACTTAATGCTGGTCGTATTCTACTGGATGATATTGAAATTCGAGATATTGAATTGGCATGTTTAAGATCACAAGTGGCTATGGTTAATCAACAGGTGATTTTATTTAATCGTTCAATTAAAGAAAATATTGCGTATGGGCAATTAGAAAATACACCTGATGATGCGATTATCGCTGCAGCTAAAGCAGCTTATGCACATGATTTTATTATGGCACTTCCTGAAGGATATGATACTAAACTTGGCGCACAAGGTTTAAATCTGTCAGGTGGTCAACGTCAACGTATTGCGATTGCACGTGCGATTTTGAAAAATGCGCCTATTTTAATTCTGGATGAAGCGACCAGTGCCTTAGATAATGAATCAGAATATTATATTCAACAGGCATTTGATGCAGCCATGAAAGATCGAACGACTATTGTGATTGCACACCGTTTATCTACGATTGAAAATGCAGACTGTATTGTCGTTATGGATAAAGGTGAAGTGATTGAACAGGGTACGCATCTTGAATTGCTCGCGAAGCATGGTGCTTACTATCAGCTTTATCAACGTAATTTTGAGGAAAACTAA
- the lpxK gene encoding tetraacyldisaccharide 4'-kinase — MSVAQFIQNAWNKQAKWLIVLRPLSLLYQSISLLNKKLYRTGIKPTYTSPVPVMVIGNITVGGSGKTPLLIQLVNYLDKHGVKVAVISRGYGGKGPFPAYVDFDSTPESVGDEPCLIVQSTGVPMAVGANRQKAIELLLAKHQLDLIISDDGLQHYALNRQLEWIVLDQHRGLGNARLLPEGYLRESPERLKTATVIEHSTSPATDLHMYLAVTQPYLLNEIQDFDFNPQQNFYALVGIGFPQRFYRTLESIGVKQFQCYEFPDHHDYELEDLDFDDVGPIITTEKDAVKLLHLLKEHPDYKREIWVVPVEAILSKQCYTLLDHQLEQLGVRVTKENL, encoded by the coding sequence ATGTCAGTAGCTCAATTTATTCAAAATGCTTGGAATAAACAAGCTAAATGGTTAATTGTGCTACGACCTTTATCTTTGCTTTATCAGTCGATTTCGCTACTGAATAAAAAACTATATCGTACTGGAATAAAGCCGACCTATACCTCACCTGTTCCAGTAATGGTCATTGGTAATATTACGGTAGGTGGCAGTGGTAAGACACCGTTATTAATTCAATTGGTGAATTACTTGGATAAGCATGGTGTTAAGGTTGCTGTCATTAGTCGCGGTTACGGCGGTAAAGGTCCATTTCCTGCTTATGTTGATTTTGATTCTACACCAGAGTCTGTTGGTGATGAGCCGTGCTTAATTGTTCAGTCAACAGGTGTGCCGATGGCAGTAGGTGCTAATCGCCAGAAAGCGATTGAGCTGTTATTGGCCAAACATCAATTAGATCTTATTATTAGTGATGATGGGCTACAACACTATGCTTTAAATCGTCAATTAGAATGGATTGTTCTTGATCAACATAGAGGTCTGGGTAATGCGCGCTTATTACCAGAAGGTTATTTACGAGAGTCACCAGAGCGATTAAAAACAGCCACCGTAATTGAACATAGTACATCGCCTGCTACTGATTTACATATGTATTTGGCTGTCACACAGCCTTATTTATTGAATGAAATTCAGGATTTTGATTTTAATCCGCAACAGAATTTTTATGCTTTGGTTGGCATTGGTTTTCCACAACGTTTTTATCGTACTTTAGAGTCGATTGGCGTAAAGCAATTTCAGTGTTATGAATTTCCAGATCATCATGATTATGAGCTGGAGGATCTTGACTTCGATGATGTGGGACCAATTATTACCACAGAAAAAGATGCCGTTAAACTGTTGCATTTGCTCAAAGAACATCCTGATTATAAACGTGAAATTTGGGTAGTTCCTGTGGAGGCCATATTGTCTAAACAATGCTATACCTTATTGGATCATCAGCTTGAACAACTCGGTGTTCGGGTGACGAAGGAAAATTTATGA
- the kdsB gene encoding 3-deoxy-manno-octulosonate cytidylyltransferase, producing the protein MKHIVIPARFSSSRLPGKPLLEIHGRPMILRVVDQAKKVMGFDDLCVATDDERIAVLCRQEGIDVVLTSNNHPSGTDRLSEVAHIKGWDADDIIVNVQGDEPLLPAVLVQQVAQLLQQQPECSMATLCEEIHDIAEFQRDSIVKVVMSQHHQALYFSRATIPYDRDGLHIGANTLQHAYRHLGVYAYRVKLLQDYVTWPRGILESLENLEQLRVLENGHRIAIAIAEVNLPPGVDTQQDLDRLNTMDISLFND; encoded by the coding sequence ATGAAACATATTGTTATTCCAGCTCGGTTTTCGAGTTCACGATTGCCAGGTAAACCATTATTGGAAATCCATGGTCGACCGATGATTTTACGGGTGGTTGATCAAGCAAAAAAAGTGATGGGTTTTGATGATTTATGTGTAGCAACAGATGATGAGCGCATTGCGGTATTGTGTCGTCAGGAAGGAATTGATGTTGTATTAACCTCGAACAACCATCCTTCTGGTACTGATCGTTTAAGTGAAGTCGCGCATATTAAGGGATGGGATGCTGATGATATTATTGTGAATGTCCAAGGTGATGAGCCTTTATTGCCAGCCGTATTGGTTCAGCAAGTTGCTCAATTATTGCAGCAACAGCCAGAATGCTCAATGGCAACATTGTGTGAGGAGATCCATGATATCGCTGAATTTCAGCGTGATAGTATTGTTAAGGTGGTGATGTCTCAACATCATCAAGCGTTATATTTTAGTCGGGCGACTATTCCTTATGATCGTGATGGCCTACATATAGGCGCGAATACCCTACAGCATGCTTATCGGCATTTGGGTGTATATGCTTATCGTGTCAAGTTGTTACAAGATTATGTCACATGGCCAAGAGGTATACTGGAAAGTCTAGAAAACTTAGAACAATTGCGTGTTTTGGAGAATGGGCATCGTATTGCAATTGCGATTGCGGAGGTAAATTTACCACCTGGTGTCGATACACAACAAGATTTAGATCGTTTGAATACGATGGATATTTCACTTTTTAATGATTAG
- a CDS encoding DNA polymerase III subunit delta', with the protein MQEPAVQIYPWQQHVWDTLTTRFPQIGHGLLFYGQSGCGKQQFTQQFLAWVLCQDRDSQRLACGVCGSCQWLKANTHPNYVHITTDEDNKKQNAKIKIEKIRDLLPFVQQTVDGWRVIVIEPAEALNMASANALLKTLEEPGDRVMIILLADHYLKLPATIRSRLQHFALDRISAEQADHYLNQHLIDHDLRQRQLLMNLSNQMPLQAVILMEKLWLEKRAEFLQDWYALVTQKSMPLTMATKWHKVLVFNEFMQMFEYLLADVIAFKMQQTIKNIDLDFTMISEQYTLEVLFTLYSNLQQSKQMLQQNVQSNLILDQLCIQLMNINNEGRNADKY; encoded by the coding sequence ATGCAAGAACCTGCTGTACAAATTTATCCATGGCAACAACATGTCTGGGATACGTTGACGACCAGATTTCCTCAAATCGGCCATGGTTTATTATTTTATGGTCAATCCGGCTGTGGAAAACAGCAGTTTACTCAGCAGTTTTTAGCATGGGTATTATGTCAGGATCGTGATTCACAGCGCTTGGCTTGTGGTGTATGTGGTAGTTGTCAGTGGTTAAAAGCGAATACTCATCCAAATTATGTACATATCACAACAGATGAAGATAATAAAAAACAAAATGCCAAAATTAAAATTGAAAAAATTCGAGACTTATTGCCTTTTGTTCAGCAGACTGTAGATGGTTGGCGGGTTATTGTGATTGAGCCTGCAGAAGCACTTAATATGGCCTCAGCCAATGCATTACTAAAAACACTGGAGGAACCTGGTGATCGTGTCATGATTATTTTATTGGCTGATCATTATTTAAAACTTCCAGCAACGATTCGTAGTCGATTACAGCATTTTGCACTGGATCGAATCAGTGCTGAACAAGCAGATCATTATTTAAATCAACACTTAATTGATCATGATCTACGCCAACGACAATTGTTAATGAATTTGTCGAATCAAATGCCATTACAAGCCGTGATTTTAATGGAAAAATTATGGTTAGAAAAAAGAGCTGAATTTTTACAGGATTGGTATGCGTTAGTGACACAAAAAAGTATGCCACTGACTATGGCCACCAAGTGGCATAAAGTATTAGTATTTAATGAATTTATGCAAATGTTTGAATATCTACTGGCAGATGTCATTGCATTTAAAATGCAACAGACAATTAAGAATATCGATTTGGATTTTACCATGATATCTGAACAGTATACATTGGAAGTCTTATTTACTTTATATTCGAATTTACAACAATCAAAACAAATGTTGCAGCAAAATGTACAAAGTAATTTGATCTTAGATCAGCTTTGTATTCAATTAATGAATATTAATAATGAGGGGAGAAATGCTGATAAATACTGA
- a CDS encoding PilZ domain-containing protein — translation MLINTEVIHVDIPNKEKLYQSYMPFVQGGGLFISSQLSIAMGADISLSIHLPEQSQPILLNAKVIWLTQKQNGLKPQGFAVQLIGEMGLYCHTEVEKLLKDFKAYTQTSYTM, via the coding sequence ATGCTGATAAATACTGAAGTTATTCATGTTGATATTCCGAATAAAGAAAAACTCTACCAAAGTTATATGCCATTTGTACAAGGTGGTGGCCTATTTATTTCTTCTCAACTTTCGATAGCTATGGGAGCAGATATTTCACTCTCGATTCATTTGCCTGAACAGTCTCAGCCAATTTTACTGAATGCTAAAGTGATTTGGCTAACTCAAAAACAAAATGGATTAAAACCACAAGGATTTGCAGTTCAACTGATCGGTGAAATGGGACTTTATTGCCATACTGAAGTAGAAAAATTACTAAAGGACTTTAAAGCATATACCCAGACTAGTTACACTATGTAA
- a CDS encoding TatD family hydrolase: MFVDTHCHLTMLDLTPYHGSLDLALAQAREAGVSKFMGISVGLDDHIELSQIAARHDDVGYTVGVHPCEDPAVMASATIERLVELAGEDKVWALGETGLDYFHSTAFIAEQKACFTRHIHASQILKKPVVVHTRAAKYDTIDIIRAEKSTHGILHCFTEDWQTAKAVLDCGYYVSFSGIVSFKNAQDLREVAKQVPLDRVLIETDSPYLAPVPYRGKSNEPKYVPYVAKALSDVYDKSLEEIAFITMQNFENLLLQK, translated from the coding sequence GTGTTTGTAGATACGCATTGTCATTTAACCATGTTAGATTTGACGCCTTATCATGGCAGTTTAGATTTGGCACTTGCTCAGGCGCGAGAGGCGGGTGTTTCGAAATTTATGGGTATTTCGGTCGGACTAGATGATCATATTGAGTTATCTCAAATTGCTGCACGCCATGATGATGTCGGTTATACGGTTGGTGTGCACCCATGTGAAGATCCAGCAGTCATGGCGAGTGCGACCATTGAGCGTTTGGTTGAGTTGGCTGGAGAGGATAAGGTTTGGGCACTAGGTGAAACCGGTTTAGATTATTTTCATAGTACGGCGTTTATTGCGGAGCAAAAAGCGTGTTTTACTCGCCATATTCATGCATCACAAATACTGAAAAAACCTGTTGTTGTGCATACACGCGCTGCAAAATACGATACGATTGATATTATTCGCGCAGAAAAATCGACACATGGAATTTTGCATTGTTTTACTGAAGATTGGCAAACAGCAAAAGCGGTATTAGATTGCGGTTACTATGTTTCATTTTCTGGTATAGTTTCATTTAAAAATGCACAGGATTTAAGAGAAGTTGCTAAACAAGTGCCATTAGATCGCGTATTGATTGAAACAGATAGTCCATATTTAGCACCTGTTCCTTATCGAGGTAAATCGAATGAACCTAAATATGTGCCGTATGTGGCAAAAGCGTTAAGTGATGTATATGATAAATCGCTTGAAGAAATAGCTTTCATTACGATGCAAAACTTTGAAAATCTACTTCTGCAAAAATGA
- a CDS encoding TetR/AcrR family transcriptional regulator: MDRQAQFRARETLIFQVAEQLLLENGESGMTLDTLAAELDLAKGTLYKHFQSKDELYILLIIRNEKMLLEMIQDKDKGFPEHLAFFMLHHLHHPERTVLFHQIEERLSITGVGLNHLFYELYQIRKQRLRIIVHMTELYLAEIQSLMSVRDYLASIWSLTYGAAAILNSSFYQRYLGSRDTLRIAYIDQILALPLQFKAFDPVI, translated from the coding sequence ATGGATCGTCAGGCTCAATTTAGAGCAAGAGAAACCTTAATTTTTCAAGTGGCTGAACAATTACTGCTTGAAAATGGTGAGTCAGGTATGACTCTCGATACTTTAGCTGCTGAATTAGACTTGGCGAAAGGAACACTGTATAAACACTTTCAGAGTAAAGATGAGCTGTATATTCTGCTGATTATACGTAATGAAAAAATGTTACTTGAAATGATTCAGGATAAAGATAAGGGTTTTCCTGAACATTTGGCTTTTTTTATGTTACATCATTTACATCATCCAGAACGTACGGTACTTTTTCATCAAATTGAAGAGCGTTTATCGATTACAGGTGTGGGATTAAATCATTTATTTTATGAGTTGTATCAAATTCGTAAACAAAGACTGCGTATAATCGTACATATGACGGAACTGTATTTGGCTGAGATACAGAGCTTAATGAGTGTTAGAGATTATTTGGCCTCTATTTGGTCGTTAACTTACGGCGCTGCAGCAATATTAAACTCGAGTTTTTATCAGCGTTATTTAGGTTCGCGTGATACTTTAAGAATCGCGTATATTGATCAAATTCTTGCCTTACCTTTGCAGTTTAAAGCTTTTGACCCTGTAATCTAG